In one Tripterygium wilfordii isolate XIE 37 chromosome 22, ASM1340144v1, whole genome shotgun sequence genomic region, the following are encoded:
- the LOC119990601 gene encoding NEDD8-specific protease 1 — MGKSAADEKILSYNDVVLRRSDLDILNGPYFLNDRLIDFYFSHLSSGHPSQEILLVTPSIAFWMANCPDKENLKDFLEPFKLRDKKLVIFPVNDNDDVSLAEGGNHWSLLAYERNSNVFVHHDSSGGINKWHAMQLYKTVVGFICDSNVEGHARYIDYTDSPQQVNGYDCGVYVLAATRVICCWYESSESKDSNGLWFTSLKEQVNPSAAAEMRKEILGLIGELMAGKCTSSPSKEA, encoded by the coding sequence ATGGGAAAATCTGCTGCTGATGAGAAGATTCTTAGCTATAATGATGTTGTTCTAAGGCGATCCGACTTGGACATCCTCAATGGACCATATTTCCTAAACGATAGATTAATCGATTTCTATTTCAGTCATCTTTCCTCCGGCCATCCTTCTCAGGAAATTCTACTGGTTACACCTTCAATTGCGTTTTGGATGGCAAACTGCCCAGATAAAGAGAATCTGAAGGATTTTCTCGAACCCTTTAAGCTGCGAGATAAGAAATTGGTGATATTTCCTGTCAATGACAATGATGATGTGAGCTTAGCTGAAGGGGGAAATCATTGGAGCTTACTTGCATATGAGAGAAATTCCAATGTTTTTGTTCATCATGATAGCAGTGGGGGTATCAATAAATGGCATGCCATGCAACTTTACAAGACTGTTGTGGGATTCATCTGTGACTCAAATGTAGAAGGACATGCCAGGTATATAGATTACACTGATTCACCACAGCAAGTGAATGGTTATGATTGTGGTGTGTATGTTTTAGCTGCTACAAGAGTTATATGTTGCTGGTATGAAAGCAGTGAATCCAAAGACTCCAATGGCTTGTGGTTTACTTCTTTGAAAGAGCAGGTCAATCCATCGGCTGCTGCTGAGATGCGGAAAGAAATCCTGGGGTTAATCGGCGAGCTAATGGCTGGGAAATGCACTTCTTCCCCATCAAAAGAAGCATAG
- the LOC119991239 gene encoding arogenate dehydratase/prephenate dehydratase 2, chloroplastic isoform X2, producing MLFDLLLWLDNKGGCLLFVYISHSTSFERVNTQQPKLFVGVILNLFNQNKTFQKIPAFTSLSPPLFLVPDLSRLMAAFLSRSPMTAVTGQINVQSSPYIRNPGTNVVPSVVFIKRRPTGFVVASQNDDKYESSLSQRKNAKALELQRLVEDFPYEIFSRDSSLRPLSSTSSDSVSDRSRLRVAYQGVRGAYSESAAEKAYPNCEAVPCEQFDTAFEAVEQWLVDRAVLPIENSLGGSIHRNYDLLLRHRLHIVGEVKLAVRHCLLANHGVELEDLRRVMSHPQALAQCEHTLTRWGLVREAVDDTAGAAKLIAFHKLKDAGAVASSSAAMIYGLNILAEDIQDDCDNVTRFLMLAREPIIPGRDKPFKTSIVFSLEEGPGVLFKALAVFALRQINLTKIESRPLQRHPLRASDDSNNGAPKYFDYLFYVDFEASMADQNAQNALRHLEEFATFLRVLGSYPVDTSMI from the exons atgttgtttgatttgttgttaTGGCTTGACAATAAGG GAGGATGCCTTCTCTTTGTTTATATATCGCATTCGACCTCCTTTGAAAG AGTTAATACACAACAACCTAAGCTCTTTGTGGGGGTGATCCTTAATCTCTTTAACCAAAACAAGACTTTCCAAAAAATCCCTGCTTTCACTTCCCTTTCCCCACCTCTCTTCCTTGTGCCGGACTTATCACGCTTGATGGCGGCGTTTCTATCTCGATCTCCGATGACAGCCGTTACCGGCCAAATCAACGTCCAATCTTCACCGTACATTCGAAACCCAGGAACAAACGTTGTCCCTTCAGTTGTTTTCATAAAACGTCGTCCCACTGGTTTCGTTGTTGCTTCTCAAAATGACGACAAATACGAATCGAGCTTGAGCCAGAGGAAGAACGCTAAGGCCCTTGAATTGCAGAGACTTGTGGAGGATTTTCCTTATGAGATCTTCTCCAGAGACTCTTCTTTGC GGCCTCTGTCATCAACTTCCTCGGATTCGGTGTCTGATAGGTCTCGCCTTCGTGTCGCATACCAG GGTGTTCGTGGGGCATACAGTGAGTCAGCTGCAGAGAAGGCTTACCCGAACTGCGAAGCAGTTCCATGTGAGCAATTTGATACTGCATTTGAA GCTGTTGAGCAGTGGCTCGTGGACAGAGCTGTGTTACCAATCGAGAACTCCCTAGGTGGGAGCATTCACAGAAACTATGACCTTTTACTAAGACACAGGTTGCATATTGTGGGGGAGGTGAAACTAGCTGTCCGCCATTGCTTACTAGCCAATCATGGTGTTGAACTCGAAGACTTGAGAAGGGTGATGAGCCATCCACAG GCTCTTGCTCAATGCGAGCACACATTGACTAGGTGGGGATTAGTCAGAGAAGCAGTGGATGATACTGCTGGTGCAGCAAAG CTTATTGCGTTTCACAAACTGAAAGATGCCGGAGCAGTTGCAAGCTCTTCTGCTGCCATGATCTATGGGCTCAATATCCTAGCTGAAGATATTCAG GATGATTGTGATAATGTTACCCGATTTTTGATGCTTGCAAGGGAACCCATAATTCCAGGCAGAGACAAGCCATTCAAG ACGAGTATAGTCTTCTCACTGGAAGAGGGTCCTGGGGTGCTTTTCAAGGCACTTGCTGTATTTGCACTTCGTCAAATTAACCTAACTAAG ATTGAAAGTCGTCCCTTGCAGAGGCACCCCTTGCGTGCATCTGATGATAGCAACAATGGAGCTCCAAA ATACTTTGACTATCTTTTCTATGTggattttgaagcatcaatggcTGACCAGAATGCTCAGAATGCCCTCCGTCATCTGGAG GAGTTTGCTACATTCCTACGGGTGTTAGGAAGCTATCCAGTGGACACCAGCATGATATGA
- the LOC119991239 gene encoding arogenate dehydratase/prephenate dehydratase 2, chloroplastic isoform X1 translates to MLFDLLLWLDNKGGCLLFVYISHSTSFERVNTQQPKLFVGVILNLFNQNKTFQKIPAFTSLSPPLFLVPDLSRLMAAFLSRSPMTAVTGQINVQSSPYIRNPGTNVVPSVVFIKRRPTGFVVASQNDDKYESSLSQRKNAKALELQRLVEDFPYEIFSRDSSLRPRPLSSTSSDSVSDRSRLRVAYQGVRGAYSESAAEKAYPNCEAVPCEQFDTAFEAVEQWLVDRAVLPIENSLGGSIHRNYDLLLRHRLHIVGEVKLAVRHCLLANHGVELEDLRRVMSHPQALAQCEHTLTRWGLVREAVDDTAGAAKLIAFHKLKDAGAVASSSAAMIYGLNILAEDIQDDCDNVTRFLMLAREPIIPGRDKPFKTSIVFSLEEGPGVLFKALAVFALRQINLTKIESRPLQRHPLRASDDSNNGAPKYFDYLFYVDFEASMADQNAQNALRHLEEFATFLRVLGSYPVDTSMI, encoded by the exons atgttgtttgatttgttgttaTGGCTTGACAATAAGG GAGGATGCCTTCTCTTTGTTTATATATCGCATTCGACCTCCTTTGAAAG AGTTAATACACAACAACCTAAGCTCTTTGTGGGGGTGATCCTTAATCTCTTTAACCAAAACAAGACTTTCCAAAAAATCCCTGCTTTCACTTCCCTTTCCCCACCTCTCTTCCTTGTGCCGGACTTATCACGCTTGATGGCGGCGTTTCTATCTCGATCTCCGATGACAGCCGTTACCGGCCAAATCAACGTCCAATCTTCACCGTACATTCGAAACCCAGGAACAAACGTTGTCCCTTCAGTTGTTTTCATAAAACGTCGTCCCACTGGTTTCGTTGTTGCTTCTCAAAATGACGACAAATACGAATCGAGCTTGAGCCAGAGGAAGAACGCTAAGGCCCTTGAATTGCAGAGACTTGTGGAGGATTTTCCTTATGAGATCTTCTCCAGAGACTCTTCTTTGCGTCCCA GGCCTCTGTCATCAACTTCCTCGGATTCGGTGTCTGATAGGTCTCGCCTTCGTGTCGCATACCAG GGTGTTCGTGGGGCATACAGTGAGTCAGCTGCAGAGAAGGCTTACCCGAACTGCGAAGCAGTTCCATGTGAGCAATTTGATACTGCATTTGAA GCTGTTGAGCAGTGGCTCGTGGACAGAGCTGTGTTACCAATCGAGAACTCCCTAGGTGGGAGCATTCACAGAAACTATGACCTTTTACTAAGACACAGGTTGCATATTGTGGGGGAGGTGAAACTAGCTGTCCGCCATTGCTTACTAGCCAATCATGGTGTTGAACTCGAAGACTTGAGAAGGGTGATGAGCCATCCACAG GCTCTTGCTCAATGCGAGCACACATTGACTAGGTGGGGATTAGTCAGAGAAGCAGTGGATGATACTGCTGGTGCAGCAAAG CTTATTGCGTTTCACAAACTGAAAGATGCCGGAGCAGTTGCAAGCTCTTCTGCTGCCATGATCTATGGGCTCAATATCCTAGCTGAAGATATTCAG GATGATTGTGATAATGTTACCCGATTTTTGATGCTTGCAAGGGAACCCATAATTCCAGGCAGAGACAAGCCATTCAAG ACGAGTATAGTCTTCTCACTGGAAGAGGGTCCTGGGGTGCTTTTCAAGGCACTTGCTGTATTTGCACTTCGTCAAATTAACCTAACTAAG ATTGAAAGTCGTCCCTTGCAGAGGCACCCCTTGCGTGCATCTGATGATAGCAACAATGGAGCTCCAAA ATACTTTGACTATCTTTTCTATGTggattttgaagcatcaatggcTGACCAGAATGCTCAGAATGCCCTCCGTCATCTGGAG GAGTTTGCTACATTCCTACGGGTGTTAGGAAGCTATCCAGTGGACACCAGCATGATATGA
- the LOC119991239 gene encoding arogenate dehydratase/prephenate dehydratase 2, chloroplastic isoform X3 has translation MAAFLSRSPMTAVTGQINVQSSPYIRNPGTNVVPSVVFIKRRPTGFVVASQNDDKYESSLSQRKNAKALELQRLVEDFPYEIFSRDSSLRPRPLSSTSSDSVSDRSRLRVAYQGVRGAYSESAAEKAYPNCEAVPCEQFDTAFEAVEQWLVDRAVLPIENSLGGSIHRNYDLLLRHRLHIVGEVKLAVRHCLLANHGVELEDLRRVMSHPQALAQCEHTLTRWGLVREAVDDTAGAAKLIAFHKLKDAGAVASSSAAMIYGLNILAEDIQDDCDNVTRFLMLAREPIIPGRDKPFKTSIVFSLEEGPGVLFKALAVFALRQINLTKIESRPLQRHPLRASDDSNNGAPKYFDYLFYVDFEASMADQNAQNALRHLEEFATFLRVLGSYPVDTSMI, from the exons ATGGCGGCGTTTCTATCTCGATCTCCGATGACAGCCGTTACCGGCCAAATCAACGTCCAATCTTCACCGTACATTCGAAACCCAGGAACAAACGTTGTCCCTTCAGTTGTTTTCATAAAACGTCGTCCCACTGGTTTCGTTGTTGCTTCTCAAAATGACGACAAATACGAATCGAGCTTGAGCCAGAGGAAGAACGCTAAGGCCCTTGAATTGCAGAGACTTGTGGAGGATTTTCCTTATGAGATCTTCTCCAGAGACTCTTCTTTGCGTCCCA GGCCTCTGTCATCAACTTCCTCGGATTCGGTGTCTGATAGGTCTCGCCTTCGTGTCGCATACCAG GGTGTTCGTGGGGCATACAGTGAGTCAGCTGCAGAGAAGGCTTACCCGAACTGCGAAGCAGTTCCATGTGAGCAATTTGATACTGCATTTGAA GCTGTTGAGCAGTGGCTCGTGGACAGAGCTGTGTTACCAATCGAGAACTCCCTAGGTGGGAGCATTCACAGAAACTATGACCTTTTACTAAGACACAGGTTGCATATTGTGGGGGAGGTGAAACTAGCTGTCCGCCATTGCTTACTAGCCAATCATGGTGTTGAACTCGAAGACTTGAGAAGGGTGATGAGCCATCCACAG GCTCTTGCTCAATGCGAGCACACATTGACTAGGTGGGGATTAGTCAGAGAAGCAGTGGATGATACTGCTGGTGCAGCAAAG CTTATTGCGTTTCACAAACTGAAAGATGCCGGAGCAGTTGCAAGCTCTTCTGCTGCCATGATCTATGGGCTCAATATCCTAGCTGAAGATATTCAG GATGATTGTGATAATGTTACCCGATTTTTGATGCTTGCAAGGGAACCCATAATTCCAGGCAGAGACAAGCCATTCAAG ACGAGTATAGTCTTCTCACTGGAAGAGGGTCCTGGGGTGCTTTTCAAGGCACTTGCTGTATTTGCACTTCGTCAAATTAACCTAACTAAG ATTGAAAGTCGTCCCTTGCAGAGGCACCCCTTGCGTGCATCTGATGATAGCAACAATGGAGCTCCAAA ATACTTTGACTATCTTTTCTATGTggattttgaagcatcaatggcTGACCAGAATGCTCAGAATGCCCTCCGTCATCTGGAG GAGTTTGCTACATTCCTACGGGTGTTAGGAAGCTATCCAGTGGACACCAGCATGATATGA